A stretch of Gadus macrocephalus chromosome 17, ASM3116895v1 DNA encodes these proteins:
- the LOC132475675 gene encoding arfaptin-1-like isoform X2 has protein sequence MAGAECRGTVKNLQDQEGNRNWNHNQGDFLSSQSGPGHNEAPPTSPQEAGSQLVVIPGNNKTAVGEKLETVRKWTITTYMCTRQTLSERLGTGSRTVDLELEPQLEDLSVDQQRYSHLTKLADTLANQMVKFSVTQKSLGDALAELSVKSPALHVEFGVNADVLHFLSKRGEEQAAAVGSFSAEIDTLVSRTIEDTMVNVKQYHSHRVEYDAYRCDLEELNLGPRDVTSRTKLEQAERNVQDQRRRYLKSRDDLSTKLRLLEENKVKVLQRQLLLLQAAGASHNLSCHQHLQDKLQERSQQLDPSSALNPLSWLETS, from the exons ATGGCTGGAGCCGAGTGCAGAGGAACAGTCAAGAACCTGCAGGACCAG GAAGGCAACAGGAACTGGAACCACAATCAAGGAGATTTCCTTTCCTCTCAGAGCGGCCCAGGGCACAATGAAG ccccgcccacctcacCGCAGGAAGCAGGAAGTCAACTGGTGGTCATCCCCGGAAACAACAAAACCGCTGTCGGGGAAAAACTGGAGACAGTTCGCAAGTGGACCATCACTACGTatatg tgCACTAGGCAGACTCTCTCAGAGAGGCTGGGGACTGGGTCTCGGACCGTGGACCTAGAGCTGGAGCCCCAGCTGGAGGACCTGAGTGTTGACCAGCAGCGCTACAGTCACCTGACCAAGCTGGCAGACACCCTGGCAAATCAAATGGTTAAGTTTTCCGTGACTCAGAAGTCCCTGGGAGATGCCCTCGCTGAACTCAGCGTGAAGTCACCCGCACTGCAT GTTGAGTTTGGCGTGAACGCCGACGTGCTGCACTTCCTGTCCAagcgaggagaggagcaggcggCGGCCGTGGGCTCCTTCAGCGCAGAGATCGACACCCTGGTGAGCAGAACCATCGAGGACACCATGGTGAACGTCAAGCAGTACCACAGCCACAG GGTGGAGTACGATGCATACCGCTGTGACCTGGAGGAGCTCAACTTGGGCCCACGGGATGTCACCTCTCGGACCAAACTGGAGCAGGCGGAGAGAAACGTACAGGACCAGCGGAGGAGGTACCTCAAGAGCCGAGACGACCTGTCCACAAAGCTACGTCTGCTGGAGGAGAACAAG gtgaagGTTCTGCAGCGCCAGCTCTTGCTGCTCCAGGCTGCCGGGGCCTCCCACAACCTCTCCtgccaccagcacctccaggaCAAGCTGCAGGAGAGGAGCCAGCAGCTAGATCCCTCCTCAGCCCTGAACCCCCTGTCCTGGCTGGAGACAAgctga
- the LOC132475675 gene encoding arfaptin-1-like isoform X1 → MDLGTNMAGAECRGTVKNLQDQEGNRNWNHNQGDFLSSQSGPGHNEAPPTSPQEAGSQLVVIPGNNKTAVGEKLETVRKWTITTYMCTRQTLSERLGTGSRTVDLELEPQLEDLSVDQQRYSHLTKLADTLANQMVKFSVTQKSLGDALAELSVKSPALHVEFGVNADVLHFLSKRGEEQAAAVGSFSAEIDTLVSRTIEDTMVNVKQYHSHRVEYDAYRCDLEELNLGPRDVTSRTKLEQAERNVQDQRRRYLKSRDDLSTKLRLLEENKVKVLQRQLLLLQAAGASHNLSCHQHLQDKLQERSQQLDPSSALNPLSWLETS, encoded by the exons ATGGATTT GGGGACAAACATGGCTGGAGCCGAGTGCAGAGGAACAGTCAAGAACCTGCAGGACCAG GAAGGCAACAGGAACTGGAACCACAATCAAGGAGATTTCCTTTCCTCTCAGAGCGGCCCAGGGCACAATGAAG ccccgcccacctcacCGCAGGAAGCAGGAAGTCAACTGGTGGTCATCCCCGGAAACAACAAAACCGCTGTCGGGGAAAAACTGGAGACAGTTCGCAAGTGGACCATCACTACGTatatg tgCACTAGGCAGACTCTCTCAGAGAGGCTGGGGACTGGGTCTCGGACCGTGGACCTAGAGCTGGAGCCCCAGCTGGAGGACCTGAGTGTTGACCAGCAGCGCTACAGTCACCTGACCAAGCTGGCAGACACCCTGGCAAATCAAATGGTTAAGTTTTCCGTGACTCAGAAGTCCCTGGGAGATGCCCTCGCTGAACTCAGCGTGAAGTCACCCGCACTGCAT GTTGAGTTTGGCGTGAACGCCGACGTGCTGCACTTCCTGTCCAagcgaggagaggagcaggcggCGGCCGTGGGCTCCTTCAGCGCAGAGATCGACACCCTGGTGAGCAGAACCATCGAGGACACCATGGTGAACGTCAAGCAGTACCACAGCCACAG GGTGGAGTACGATGCATACCGCTGTGACCTGGAGGAGCTCAACTTGGGCCCACGGGATGTCACCTCTCGGACCAAACTGGAGCAGGCGGAGAGAAACGTACAGGACCAGCGGAGGAGGTACCTCAAGAGCCGAGACGACCTGTCCACAAAGCTACGTCTGCTGGAGGAGAACAAG gtgaagGTTCTGCAGCGCCAGCTCTTGCTGCTCCAGGCTGCCGGGGCCTCCCACAACCTCTCCtgccaccagcacctccaggaCAAGCTGCAGGAGAGGAGCCAGCAGCTAGATCCCTCCTCAGCCCTGAACCCCCTGTCCTGGCTGGAGACAAgctga